One genomic window of Bradyrhizobium sp. B124 includes the following:
- a CDS encoding alkene reductase codes for MAGLFRPAALGDLSLPNRIVMAPMTRSRADEHGVINGSAGEYYAARAGAGLIISEGINVGPMSNAFDRTPGLWTDAQTEGWKAVVERIHKQGGRIIAQLWHAGRASARGLLSNRQPLSPSGVNDDLERLQVWALLANGAYVRVAATSSRAMTTAEIEAVVDEFRRAAANAIRAGFDGVEIHGANGYLVHQFLSPTINLRTDQYGGSIEARSRLLLEIVAAISDVMPRSRIGLRLSPFADYNSTRDPKPEDTYGRLAPWLQTAGLAYLHLADTNAWTGAPDYERMLAIFREHYRGPLIVNAGITPERAADIVNSGEADAVAFGRLFLANPDLPARIRAGGPYNSPQPVGIYGGSDAGYLDYPSLPFIDEQIGRGE; via the coding sequence ATGGCAGGTCTCTTTCGTCCCGCAGCGCTCGGCGACCTCAGTCTCCCGAACAGGATCGTCATGGCGCCGATGACGCGCTCGCGCGCCGATGAGCATGGCGTCATCAATGGCTCCGCCGGCGAATATTACGCAGCGCGCGCCGGCGCCGGCCTGATTATCAGCGAGGGCATCAACGTTGGGCCGATGTCCAACGCCTTTGATCGAACGCCCGGCCTGTGGACCGACGCGCAGACCGAGGGCTGGAAGGCGGTCGTCGAGCGGATCCACAAGCAAGGGGGCCGGATTATCGCGCAGCTCTGGCATGCCGGCCGCGCGAGCGCGCGCGGTTTGCTGTCCAACAGGCAGCCGCTGTCACCATCGGGCGTGAATGACGATCTGGAACGGCTGCAGGTATGGGCGCTGCTCGCCAATGGCGCCTATGTGCGCGTCGCGGCCACGTCGTCGCGTGCGATGACCACGGCGGAGATTGAGGCCGTCGTGGACGAATTTCGACGGGCGGCGGCCAACGCCATTCGCGCCGGGTTTGACGGTGTGGAGATTCACGGCGCCAACGGCTATCTGGTTCACCAGTTTCTGTCACCGACGATCAATCTGCGGACCGATCAGTACGGCGGAAGCATCGAAGCGCGCTCCAGATTGCTTCTCGAAATTGTTGCGGCGATTTCCGACGTCATGCCGCGATCACGGATAGGATTGCGGCTGTCGCCCTTTGCCGATTACAACAGCACGCGGGACCCGAAGCCGGAAGACACCTATGGTCGGCTCGCGCCGTGGCTACAGACCGCGGGGCTCGCCTATCTGCACCTTGCGGACACCAACGCGTGGACTGGAGCGCCGGACTACGAGCGAATGCTGGCGATATTCCGCGAGCACTATCGTGGGCCTCTCATCGTTAATGCCGGCATCACGCCCGAGCGTGCAGCCGACATCGTCAATTCCGGCGAGGCTGACGCAGTCGCGTTCGGCCGCCTCTTTCTCGCCAATCCGGACCTCCCGGCGCGGATACGAGCTGGTGGTCCCTACAACTCGCCACAGCCGGTCGGAATCTATGGCGGGTCGGATGCGGGGTATCTCGATTATCCGAGCCTACCGTTCATTGACGAGCAAATTGGTCGAGGAGAATAG
- a CDS encoding sigma-54-dependent Fis family transcriptional regulator: MDQREVLAAWEKFVERGALSSDLRSSVAASWQRSRNHRVTVDRARAPLVADAELFRRRSKYAPLRHAARCALENSKTFLRDANSIMILTDPSGLIIDTQGDDRVIDAGRAVHLEHGGRWSEADIGTNAIGAALAESKPVQIHGTEHFCSEVQRWTCAAVPVHDPTDGELLGVVDISGPASTFNPQSLALAVAVGHHVESVLAQSVRQEHEELLCRFLGKRSQWANDECIVLDRRGMILHATERALNALQHDRHGIHNDAPTRFLKTVPFDEWPSRLKKLLPNASFNFVENERSGIGAIVVLHTRRRQLITHPDARKSRSESEGSETASSSSARKDSKPEPWSLQSMAASFVARDPAVRAIVRQVETAAARKMPILIRGETGTGKEQLARHAHIASGRTGAFVPVNCAALPESLIESELFGYAEGAFTGARRGGSIGLVKEADGGTLFLDEIGDMPVALQAVLLRLLDDWTVRPVGGVRSKVDVFLISATNARLDKAIVEGRFRSDLLYRLNTLEVTLPRLRDRNDFDAIVRHLLNTIDPNCEITPSDIAHLAARPWPGNVRELRNVLARFSLAAADGSINGASAENIVHPAGTESGSLHDIHRARILVVYAETAGNVSETARRLGVSRNTIYRALGQKKPE; encoded by the coding sequence ATGGACCAACGAGAAGTGCTGGCGGCATGGGAGAAGTTCGTCGAGCGCGGAGCGTTATCATCCGACTTGAGATCATCGGTCGCAGCATCGTGGCAGCGATCCAGGAACCATCGCGTCACCGTCGACCGTGCGCGAGCGCCGCTCGTCGCGGACGCCGAGTTGTTTCGTCGTCGCTCCAAATACGCGCCGCTCCGTCATGCCGCCCGCTGCGCTCTCGAAAATTCAAAAACATTTCTACGCGATGCAAACTCAATCATGATCCTCACCGATCCGAGTGGGCTGATCATCGATACGCAGGGCGACGACAGGGTCATTGACGCCGGCCGCGCAGTCCATCTCGAACACGGAGGTCGCTGGAGCGAGGCCGACATTGGCACCAACGCGATTGGCGCCGCGTTAGCTGAATCGAAACCTGTCCAGATTCACGGTACGGAGCATTTCTGCTCGGAGGTGCAGCGGTGGACTTGCGCTGCCGTCCCGGTTCATGACCCGACCGATGGCGAACTGCTTGGCGTGGTCGACATCTCGGGTCCTGCCAGCACCTTCAATCCGCAGAGCCTGGCTTTGGCCGTCGCGGTCGGCCATCACGTGGAAAGCGTTCTGGCTCAATCAGTCCGACAGGAACACGAAGAGTTGCTATGCCGCTTTCTCGGCAAGAGATCGCAATGGGCGAACGATGAATGCATCGTGCTGGATCGTCGTGGCATGATCCTCCACGCCACCGAGCGTGCTCTGAACGCACTCCAGCACGATCGCCACGGCATTCACAACGACGCGCCAACCCGCTTTTTGAAGACGGTTCCCTTCGATGAGTGGCCGAGCAGGCTGAAGAAGCTGCTTCCCAACGCGAGCTTCAACTTCGTCGAGAACGAACGCTCCGGTATCGGCGCAATCGTGGTGCTGCATACGCGCCGACGCCAGTTGATCACGCATCCCGACGCCCGGAAATCGAGGTCCGAATCCGAAGGCAGCGAGACCGCGAGTTCATCATCCGCCCGAAAGGATTCAAAGCCGGAACCATGGTCTCTTCAGAGCATGGCCGCCAGCTTCGTTGCGCGCGACCCGGCGGTCCGAGCCATCGTCCGTCAAGTCGAGACCGCGGCAGCACGCAAGATGCCCATCCTCATCCGCGGCGAGACCGGAACCGGCAAGGAACAGCTTGCCCGCCACGCCCATATCGCGAGTGGGCGGACCGGCGCGTTCGTTCCTGTGAATTGCGCTGCCCTGCCGGAAAGCCTGATCGAGAGCGAGCTGTTTGGCTATGCCGAAGGAGCATTCACTGGGGCGCGGCGCGGCGGCTCGATTGGACTGGTCAAGGAGGCCGATGGCGGCACGCTGTTCCTTGACGAGATCGGCGACATGCCTGTCGCGCTGCAGGCGGTGCTTCTGCGCCTGCTCGACGACTGGACCGTGCGCCCCGTCGGCGGCGTCAGATCGAAGGTCGATGTCTTTCTCATCTCCGCCACCAACGCCAGGTTGGACAAGGCCATCGTCGAAGGCCGGTTCCGATCCGACCTGCTCTACCGTCTCAATACGCTCGAGGTCACTCTGCCGCGACTTCGGGATCGAAACGACTTTGATGCCATCGTTCGCCATCTGCTCAATACGATCGACCCGAATTGCGAAATCACGCCGAGCGACATTGCGCATCTCGCCGCTCGTCCCTGGCCCGGCAACGTCCGCGAGCTCCGCAACGTTCTGGCGCGATTCAGCCTTGCCGCTGCGGACGGATCTATCAACGGAGCCAGCGCGGAGAACATCGTTCACCCCGCCGGAACGGAGTCCGGATCACTTCACGACATCCATCGCGCGCGAATCCTGGTGGTTTATGCCGAGACCGCCGGAAACGTCAGCGAAACCGCGCGCCGTCTCGGCGTCTCAAGAAACACCATCTATCGCGCTCTCGGGCAGAAGAAGCCCGAGTGA
- a CDS encoding molecular chaperone GroEL, giving the protein MPKIMLHDEAARAALGRGVAKLAKAVRGTLGPKGMNAIMDRPIGTPIVSRDGVSIASEIELECPFENMGAQVLREVSARTNEVAGDGTTTATVLADVLVQEGLKCLAAGANPVDLVEGLELAVTETITALRRSARPLQGPAGLRAVASIAANDTALGDMVGEAFERAGNHGIVAVEFGNTVETTLEIVEGMAFDRGYLSHHMVTDVEKMQVVLDNPFIIMTDLKIQAGEQLAGVISLVEKSARPLLIIAEEVAPSVIMQLLAHREKSNFKVAAIHPPEFGHWRKAMLEDIAITTGGRVISADLGGRLEKAELHDLGSARQVRISASKTLITAGGGDQKTIAARREQVLRQYDAAPENIERDKFQERIAKLSGGTAMILAGGATPVEQKRRTQLIEDAINATRAALEEGIVPGGGLALLRIAARLDELINRLDGGARQGAELLQRALSRPLFYIAANAGLNGEAEVAKIAKARNGHGLDVRNGSAVDLVEAGIIDPVKVCYSAVRNAASVAGLILTTQTLIAKKPDDYDPTAGPARGGGAELL; this is encoded by the coding sequence ATGCCGAAGATCATGTTGCACGATGAAGCTGCGCGGGCCGCGCTCGGCCGGGGCGTCGCCAAGCTCGCTAAGGCGGTGCGCGGGACGCTGGGTCCGAAGGGCATGAACGCGATCATGGATCGACCGATCGGCACGCCGATCGTGTCGCGCGATGGCGTCAGCATTGCCAGCGAAATCGAACTTGAATGCCCGTTTGAGAATATGGGCGCGCAGGTGTTACGCGAGGTTTCAGCGCGAACCAATGAGGTGGCGGGGGACGGCACCACCACGGCCACCGTGCTCGCCGATGTTCTTGTGCAGGAAGGCTTGAAATGTCTGGCGGCCGGCGCCAATCCGGTCGATCTGGTTGAAGGGCTGGAACTGGCGGTTACTGAAACCATCACGGCGTTACGACGGTCGGCGAGACCGCTGCAGGGGCCTGCCGGCCTGCGGGCTGTTGCGAGCATTGCCGCCAACGACACAGCCCTCGGCGACATGGTAGGCGAAGCTTTCGAGCGCGCCGGCAATCACGGAATCGTCGCGGTGGAATTCGGCAACACGGTCGAGACGACGCTGGAAATCGTCGAAGGCATGGCCTTCGATCGAGGCTATCTTTCACATCACATGGTCACCGATGTCGAGAAAATGCAGGTTGTGCTAGACAATCCCTTCATCATCATGACCGATCTCAAGATCCAGGCCGGGGAGCAACTCGCTGGTGTGATCTCGCTCGTCGAGAAGAGCGCGCGACCTTTGCTGATCATCGCCGAGGAAGTGGCGCCATCGGTCATCATGCAATTGCTGGCGCATCGGGAGAAATCCAATTTCAAGGTCGCCGCGATTCACCCGCCGGAGTTCGGCCATTGGCGCAAGGCGATGCTCGAGGATATTGCGATCACGACCGGAGGGCGCGTCATCTCGGCTGATCTGGGCGGAAGGCTCGAGAAGGCAGAGCTGCACGACCTCGGGTCCGCGCGCCAGGTGCGCATTTCCGCCTCGAAGACCCTGATCACAGCGGGAGGTGGCGATCAGAAGACCATCGCGGCGCGACGCGAACAGGTGTTGCGCCAATACGATGCCGCTCCCGAAAATATCGAACGGGACAAGTTCCAGGAGCGCATCGCAAAACTGTCCGGCGGCACGGCAATGATTCTCGCCGGCGGCGCGACGCCGGTTGAGCAAAAACGCCGGACCCAGTTGATCGAGGATGCAATCAACGCGACCCGCGCTGCGCTCGAAGAAGGTATTGTGCCGGGCGGCGGACTGGCCTTGCTGAGGATCGCTGCAAGGCTCGACGAATTGATCAATCGCCTGGACGGAGGCGCCAGGCAGGGCGCCGAACTGCTGCAACGCGCACTCAGTCGGCCGCTTTTCTACATCGCCGCCAATGCCGGCCTGAACGGAGAGGCGGAGGTTGCGAAAATTGCAAAGGCCAGGAATGGCCACGGGCTCGACGTGCGCAATGGCTCGGCGGTCGATCTTGTCGAAGCTGGCATCATCGATCCGGTCAAGGTCTGCTACAGCGCGGTTCGCAATGCGGCATCGGTGGCCGGACTTATCCTGACGACGCAGACCTTGATCGCCAAGAAGCCGGATGATTACGATCCGACCGCCGGCCCGGCCCGAGGTGGTGGTGCTGAGCTGCTCTGA
- a CDS encoding iron-sulfur cluster assembly protein: MVMERGVEGRERSRSRSSDDKQSQIWACLQGVMDPELDESVTELNFVTKADVDPKDHVHIEFRLPTYWCAANFSFLMADDMRRAVSALGWVKGVSVVLGEHMYADKINAGLAQGRSFQETFGTEADGSLDDLRQTFLVKAFQRRQVALLGHLAALGQSSTEIVSLTLKELGCLPLDDAGEKLIQRYLERRAVVGPASGDGPAFVDANGAWLSADSLAGYVSNLRRVGINAEFNGALCRGLLAARFDLETPFVPKSRAMPASPGTQHGP, encoded by the coding sequence ATGGTCATGGAGCGTGGCGTTGAGGGGAGGGAGCGGTCGAGAAGCCGCTCGTCAGATGACAAGCAGTCCCAGATATGGGCCTGTTTGCAAGGTGTGATGGATCCGGAACTCGACGAGTCCGTCACCGAGTTGAATTTCGTGACCAAGGCCGACGTCGACCCGAAGGACCACGTCCACATCGAGTTTCGCTTGCCGACCTATTGGTGCGCTGCCAATTTCTCATTCCTGATGGCAGACGACATGCGCCGGGCCGTCAGCGCGTTGGGCTGGGTCAAGGGCGTCAGCGTGGTCTTGGGTGAGCACATGTATGCCGACAAGATCAATGCGGGCCTCGCCCAGGGGCGTTCGTTCCAGGAAACGTTTGGCACCGAGGCCGATGGCAGCCTCGATGATCTGCGTCAGACGTTCCTGGTCAAAGCGTTCCAGCGCCGCCAGGTTGCGCTGCTCGGCCACCTCGCTGCGCTGGGGCAGTCGTCGACAGAGATCGTGAGCCTGACGTTGAAGGAGCTGGGTTGCCTGCCGCTCGACGATGCAGGTGAGAAGCTGATTCAGCGCTATCTTGAGCGGCGTGCCGTCGTGGGCCCGGCAAGCGGCGATGGGCCTGCCTTTGTCGATGCGAACGGAGCATGGCTAAGCGCGGACAGCCTTGCCGGATACGTATCGAATCTACGGCGCGTCGGCATCAATGCCGAATTCAACGGCGCGCTGTGCCGTGGCCTGCTTGCCGCGCGGTTCGACCTCGAGACACCGTTCGTACCGAAATCGAGGGCGATGCCGGCGTCGCCGGGTACGCAACATGGGCCGTGA
- a CDS encoding amidohydrolase family protein, with the protein MYRTAKGEEIFVIDGHTHFWDGSPANQKNIHGKQFIDCFYAYHSNLSPPSEKWEKEKFEKYDAKTMFDDLFVTGYDDMAILQPTYLTDFYKSGFNTTERNSAMKKSHPDRFILNGAFDPRDGTKGLEALHALSEKHKLKGVKLYTAEWRGESKGYKLTDKASYQYLEAAQKLGIKNIHVHKGPTIIPLNRDAFDVADIDDVATSFQDLNFIVEHCGLPRLDDFCWIATQETNVYAGLAVALPFIHSRPGYFAHVISELLFWVGPDKILYGSDYGIWTPKWLIDKFMAFEIPADVTKETGSVLSMEAKTKILGLNAARIYGIDVEAQKKKIRAGGGYAHLPEAVHAPR; encoded by the coding sequence ATGTACAGGACAGCCAAGGGTGAAGAGATTTTTGTCATCGATGGGCATACGCATTTCTGGGATGGTAGTCCGGCAAACCAGAAGAACATCCACGGCAAGCAGTTCATCGACTGCTTCTACGCCTACCACTCCAACCTGAGCCCGCCCTCGGAGAAATGGGAGAAGGAGAAGTTCGAGAAATACGATGCCAAGACGATGTTCGACGACCTGTTCGTCACCGGCTATGACGACATGGCGATCCTGCAGCCGACCTATCTCACCGATTTCTACAAGAGCGGTTTCAACACCACTGAACGAAATTCGGCGATGAAGAAGAGCCATCCGGATCGCTTCATCCTGAATGGCGCGTTCGATCCGCGTGACGGCACCAAGGGGCTGGAAGCTCTTCATGCGCTGTCCGAGAAGCACAAACTCAAGGGCGTTAAGCTCTACACCGCGGAATGGCGCGGTGAATCGAAGGGCTACAAGCTGACCGACAAGGCGTCCTACCAGTATCTCGAGGCTGCGCAAAAGCTCGGCATCAAGAACATCCACGTCCACAAGGGGCCGACGATCATCCCGCTCAACCGCGATGCGTTCGACGTGGCCGACATCGATGATGTCGCGACCTCGTTCCAGGACCTGAATTTCATCGTCGAGCATTGCGGCTTGCCGAGGCTTGACGATTTCTGCTGGATCGCGACCCAGGAGACCAATGTCTATGCGGGTCTTGCGGTGGCGCTGCCCTTCATCCATTCGCGGCCGGGTTATTTCGCCCATGTGATTTCCGAACTGTTGTTCTGGGTTGGACCGGATAAGATCCTTTACGGTAGCGATTACGGCATCTGGACGCCGAAATGGCTGATCGACAAGTTCATGGCATTTGAGATTCCGGCCGACGTCACCAAGGAGACCGGTTCGGTGTTGTCGATGGAGGCCAAGACCAAGATTCTCGGCCTCAACGCCGCCCGCATCTACGGCATCGATGTGGAGGCGCAGAAGAAGAAGATCCGAGCCGGCGGCGGTTATGCCCATTTGCCCGAAGCCGTTCACGCGCCGAGGTGA
- a CDS encoding MmoB/DmpM family protein has product MLHENDNIFKSMKDITFEDTVSHQCGVTMNDSVEARAIAEVMSRHDHIKVTYMPAMIRIDGDGKMEFKMDEISEELGRVMTPHLFEISTSTHYGRMVMTDDNTVMLFGDMNEMMKYIV; this is encoded by the coding sequence ATGCTGCACGAGAATGACAACATCTTCAAATCGATGAAAGACATCACGTTCGAGGACACGGTGTCGCATCAATGCGGGGTCACCATGAACGATAGTGTCGAGGCGCGTGCCATTGCCGAGGTCATGAGCCGTCACGACCACATCAAGGTGACATACATGCCGGCGATGATTCGTATCGATGGCGACGGCAAGATGGAATTCAAGATGGACGAGATCTCGGAAGAGCTCGGCCGGGTCATGACCCCACATCTCTTCGAGATATCGACCTCGACGCATTACGGCCGCATGGTGATGACGGATGACAACACCGTCATGCTGTTCGGCGACATGAACGAGATGATGAAATACATCGTCTGA
- a CDS encoding aromatic/alkene monooxygenase hydroxylase subunit beta: protein MSAQASRAAATKPAAIVKSGAAGAAVFPGSDSRKYNYFEPKGRKATHYEDMTVDVQPDPERYLLQDWIISFPDGTPTYSKDWTAAKSSNWHKFRAVDQEWERTHYQRQSTICGMVQNTIENGRKSGAPTRFDPAWVKILQNHLGAYKHAEFGLGTSTMQAQRYGYTQMVNNAILTNSSYKLRFAQDITLYLSEIGLDLPGFDIAAGKKHWLEDPIWQGVRKSVESVMGSNDYLEQYFATNVVFEPLIGELFRSGFLMQAASAQNDFITPAVVSAAEADYERNLANTVELFHILGTDPTYAAQNLALFNKWLARHADLALDAANHLQPIWSQPRVKVAAFADALAHAKNRIRGIAAELGLTVPANLAS, encoded by the coding sequence ATGAGCGCGCAAGCAAGTAGAGCAGCAGCAACCAAGCCGGCAGCAATCGTCAAATCCGGGGCGGCGGGGGCCGCAGTGTTCCCCGGCTCTGACAGTCGCAAGTACAACTACTTCGAACCCAAGGGCCGCAAAGCGACCCACTACGAGGACATGACGGTCGACGTTCAACCGGATCCGGAGCGCTATCTGCTGCAGGACTGGATCATCTCCTTCCCGGACGGAACGCCGACCTATTCCAAGGATTGGACGGCTGCGAAAAGTTCGAACTGGCACAAGTTCCGCGCCGTCGACCAGGAATGGGAGCGCACGCACTATCAACGCCAGTCGACGATTTGCGGCATGGTGCAGAACACCATCGAGAACGGCCGGAAATCGGGCGCGCCAACCCGCTTCGATCCGGCCTGGGTGAAGATTTTGCAGAACCATCTCGGCGCCTACAAGCATGCCGAGTTCGGTCTCGGCACCTCCACGATGCAGGCGCAGCGTTACGGTTACACGCAGATGGTCAACAATGCGATCCTGACCAACTCGTCCTACAAGCTTCGCTTCGCGCAGGACATCACTCTCTATCTGAGCGAAATCGGCCTCGACCTTCCAGGCTTCGACATTGCCGCCGGCAAGAAGCACTGGCTGGAAGATCCGATCTGGCAAGGCGTGCGCAAGTCGGTTGAGTCGGTGATGGGTTCAAACGACTATCTGGAGCAATATTTTGCGACCAATGTGGTGTTCGAGCCGCTTATCGGAGAACTGTTCCGTTCAGGCTTCCTGATGCAGGCGGCATCTGCGCAGAACGACTTCATCACTCCGGCTGTCGTCTCCGCCGCGGAAGCCGACTATGAGCGCAATCTCGCCAACACGGTCGAGCTGTTCCACATCCTCGGCACCGATCCGACCTATGCGGCGCAGAACCTTGCGTTGTTCAACAAATGGTTGGCCAGGCATGCCGATCTCGCGCTCGATGCCGCCAATCATCTGCAGCCGATCTGGTCGCAGCCGCGTGTCAAGGTCGCGGCTTTCGCCGATGCGCTGGCGCACGCGAAGAATCGCATCAGGGGCATTGCTGCCGAGCTTGGCCTGACGGTTCCGGCAAACCTCGCGTCGTAA
- a CDS encoding 2Fe-2S iron-sulfur cluster-binding protein has protein sequence MMDVLVHKVRFEPVGIEMEVEEGETVLDAAFRQGISLMHGCKEGQCGSCKSRLVDGDIELLKYSTFALPDYESETGHVLLCRTHVYSDISVELLNYDEDLLSRSIAVKAFAGRVTDVTALTSDIRLLEIDIDRPMKFWAGQYVDLTLEDGGITRAFSMANPPSEATRLRFIIKKYPNGAFSAQLDGKLGVGDAVTAKGPYGTCFRREERPGPMLLIGGGSGMSPLWSILADHIGSGEQRPVRFFYGARTRADLFYLEELAAIAARLDDFKFVPALSHAEAGDGWDGETGLIHEVVQRHLRQEKLSGAIDAYACGPTPMIDAVLPVLQMNGVEPEHIYFDKFTPAVR, from the coding sequence ATGATGGACGTGCTGGTTCATAAGGTTCGTTTCGAGCCGGTGGGCATCGAGATGGAAGTGGAAGAGGGCGAGACGGTGCTCGACGCGGCGTTTCGCCAAGGCATCTCGCTGATGCATGGCTGCAAGGAGGGCCAGTGTGGGAGCTGCAAGTCCAGGCTGGTCGACGGCGACATCGAACTGCTGAAATATTCGACCTTCGCCTTGCCGGACTACGAAAGCGAGACCGGCCACGTGCTGCTGTGCAGGACGCATGTCTACAGCGACATCAGCGTCGAGCTGCTCAATTATGACGAGGATCTGCTCAGCCGTTCAATCGCGGTGAAGGCGTTTGCCGGCCGCGTGACTGATGTGACGGCGCTGACGTCCGACATCAGGCTGCTGGAGATCGACATCGACAGACCGATGAAGTTCTGGGCCGGCCAGTATGTCGATCTGACGCTGGAGGATGGCGGCATCACGCGCGCATTCTCGATGGCGAACCCGCCGTCTGAAGCGACCCGTCTCCGCTTCATCATCAAGAAATACCCGAACGGGGCGTTCTCGGCCCAGCTCGACGGGAAGCTCGGCGTCGGGGATGCGGTGACCGCCAAGGGGCCTTACGGCACCTGCTTCCGGCGCGAGGAGCGGCCGGGGCCGATGCTGCTGATCGGAGGCGGTTCGGGCATGTCGCCGCTGTGGTCGATCCTGGCCGATCACATCGGCAGCGGCGAGCAGCGGCCGGTGCGGTTCTTCTATGGTGCGCGCACCCGTGCCGACCTGTTCTATCTCGAAGAGCTCGCGGCGATCGCCGCGCGGCTCGACGATTTCAAATTCGTGCCGGCGCTGTCGCATGCCGAGGCGGGCGATGGCTGGGACGGCGAGACCGGGCTGATCCACGAGGTCGTGCAGCGGCATCTGCGCCAGGAGAAATTAAGCGGTGCCATCGACGCGTATGCGTGCGGGCCGACGCCGATGATCGACGCCGTGTTGCCCGTCCTGCAAATGAACGGGGTCGAGCCCGAACACATCTACTTCGACAAGTTTACGCCGGCCGTGCGATGA
- a CDS encoding aromatic/alkene/methane monooxygenase hydroxylase/oxygenase subunit alpha, translating to MTASLTLNKITAQKGISIAEAANRVADLGWTPSYVQEAMTFPTDYKISKTPRDPMKQVLRSYFPMQEEKDNRVYGALDAALRGDMFRNVEPRWVEWMKLFLAIIPFPEISAARSMAMVGRLAPGEELRTGFTMQMVDEFRHSTIQMNLKKWYMENYIDPAGFDITEAAFGKCYATTIGRQFAEGFLTGDAITAANVYLTVVAETAFTNTLFVAMPSEAARNGDYALPTVFLSVQSDESRHIGNGHSMLMAMINDPSNHQLLERDLKYAFWQNHAIVDAAIGTFIEYGTTNRDKNKESYAELWHRWIYEDYYRTYMLPLEKYGIKIHHDDVAAAWDRIVKKNYVHKTAQFFTVGWSVNFWRIEAQTERDFEWFEHKYPGWYAEFGDFWKWHAKLSVPGETNILFNSEVGYTYPHRCWSCMVPCLIREDFVCDEVDGKIYTYCSEGCRWTHKVAFAAEYEGRATPAMGRFSGRREWEDCYHGWDVADAIKDLGFVRPDGKTMIAQPHLRFDAKDMWTLDHVRGHTLGSPLRGFRALSPAEREVATAEYRKGFKINPCH from the coding sequence ATGACGGCAAGTCTGACACTGAACAAGATAACCGCGCAGAAAGGGATCAGCATCGCTGAAGCGGCCAACCGCGTCGCGGATCTTGGCTGGACGCCAAGCTACGTGCAGGAGGCGATGACGTTCCCGACCGACTACAAGATCTCGAAGACGCCGCGTGACCCGATGAAGCAGGTGCTGCGGTCCTATTTCCCGATGCAGGAGGAAAAGGACAACCGGGTCTACGGCGCGCTGGATGCCGCATTGCGCGGCGACATGTTCCGCAATGTCGAGCCGCGCTGGGTCGAGTGGATGAAGCTGTTCCTGGCGATCATCCCGTTCCCGGAGATTTCGGCGGCGCGTTCGATGGCGATGGTCGGGCGGCTCGCGCCCGGCGAGGAACTGCGCACCGGCTTCACCATGCAGATGGTCGACGAGTTCCGTCACTCGACGATCCAGATGAACCTCAAGAAGTGGTACATGGAGAACTATATCGATCCCGCCGGATTCGATATCACCGAAGCCGCGTTCGGCAAGTGCTATGCGACCACGATCGGCCGCCAGTTCGCCGAAGGCTTCCTGACCGGTGACGCGATCACCGCCGCCAACGTCTACCTGACCGTGGTCGCGGAAACCGCCTTCACGAACACCCTGTTCGTGGCGATGCCCTCAGAAGCCGCCCGCAACGGCGACTATGCGCTGCCGACCGTGTTCCTGTCGGTTCAGTCGGACGAATCCCGCCACATCGGCAACGGCCACTCGATGCTGATGGCAATGATCAACGATCCGTCGAACCACCAATTGCTGGAACGCGACCTGAAATACGCCTTCTGGCAGAACCACGCGATCGTCGACGCCGCGATCGGCACCTTCATCGAATACGGCACGACCAACCGCGACAAGAACAAGGAGTCCTACGCGGAGCTCTGGCACCGATGGATCTACGAGGACTACTACCGGACCTACATGCTGCCGCTTGAGAAGTACGGCATCAAGATCCATCACGACGACGTCGCGGCCGCCTGGGACCGGATCGTCAAGAAGAACTACGTCCACAAGACCGCGCAGTTCTTCACGGTCGGCTGGTCGGTGAACTTCTGGCGCATCGAGGCCCAGACCGAGCGGGACTTCGAGTGGTTCGAGCATAAATATCCGGGCTGGTACGCCGAATTCGGCGACTTCTGGAAGTGGCACGCAAAGCTCAGTGTGCCCGGAGAAACCAACATCCTCTTCAACAGCGAAGTGGGCTACACGTACCCGCATCGATGCTGGAGCTGCATGGTTCCGTGCCTGATCCGTGAAGACTTCGTCTGCGACGAAGTCGACGGCAAGATCTACACCTACTGCTCGGAAGGCTGCCGTTGGACCCACAAGGTGGCGTTCGCCGCCGAATACGAGGGGCGGGCGACGCCGGCGATGGGCCGCTTCAGCGGTCGCCGCGAATGGGAAGACTGCTACCACGGCTGGGATGTCGCCGATGCGATCAAGGATCTCGGTTTTGTCCGGCCTGACGGCAAGACCATGATCGCACAGCCGCATCTGCGCTTCGACGCCAAGGACATGTGGACGCTCGATCACGTGCGCGGCCACACGCTCGGTAGTCCGTTGCGCGGGTTCCGGGCGCTCTCGCCCGCCGAACGTGAGGTCGCGACGGCCGAGTATCGCAAGGGCTTCAAGATCAACCCCTGCCACTAA